Proteins encoded within one genomic window of Helicobacter sp. 'house sparrow 1':
- a CDS encoding trehalose-6-phosphate synthase produces MHFLLLCFHIICAICFIGYVFFDAVIFPFAYKKCSKEECDRIKASYTKASGILFGIIFISLLVSGGALLSYYDLKGVFATSFGLFLGIKLFLIFCMFIITAYAIFKIRFLKKEDPFRGKSHTIALVLSFLIVILAKAMLYYG; encoded by the coding sequence ATGCATTTTTTGCTTCTTTGTTTTCATATAATATGCGCAATTTGTTTTATTGGGTATGTTTTTTTTGATGCGGTGATTTTTCCATTTGCTTATAAAAAATGCTCAAAGGAAGAATGTGATCGCATCAAAGCATCTTACACAAAAGCTAGTGGCATTTTATTTGGAATTATTTTTATTAGCCTTTTGGTTAGTGGTGGTGCATTATTAAGTTATTATGACTTAAAAGGAGTTTTTGCCACTTCTTTTGGTTTATTTTTAGGTATTAAGCTTTTTTTGATTTTTTGTATGTTTATCATCACTGCTTATGCAATCTTTAAAATTAGATTTCTAAAAAAGGAAGACCCTTTTAGGGGAAAATCACATACCATTGCTTTAGTGCTCTCTTTTTTAATAGTGATTTTGGCTAAAGCAATGCTGTATTATGGATAA
- a CDS encoding NAD(P)/FAD-dependent oxidoreductase has product MSQKIQKILIIGGGYGGLKAALTLQKRNAKADITLISKHDYHYQTTLLHKVAIGTLSEKKAKIYYRSLLNNVRFVKDKVMEIRPQENKIVGKLDNYEYDVLVLGLGFKPDDFGIKGVKENTYKLSSLNAALKLSKHIERKFKNYHLTKDKNELSFIVCGAGFTSIEFTAELAHEIKKYCQNYGLSKEDISITCVGRSSRILPVFDEKLSQLATQKLEDLGVKFITSATVEECHQDGVIITKDGHQEKIYGNTVLWGTGVKGNDTVEYYSPIHSNKGRLKVDSKLKSIDYDNMYVVGDCAIYAQKEVVHVPTAQLATQMGEYVGNLLADKLEGKTSFQDFRFINRGSICSIGHTDAVGVVFGKRVSGKFGAFMKNLVENRWLFGIGGVKMVLKKGQFRCRSSD; this is encoded by the coding sequence ATGAGTCAAAAGATTCAGAAAATTTTAATAATTGGTGGTGGATATGGAGGTTTGAAAGCAGCCCTTACTCTCCAAAAAAGAAATGCCAAAGCCGATATTACATTAATTAGCAAACACGATTACCATTATCAAACAACACTTTTACACAAAGTCGCTATTGGAACATTAAGCGAAAAAAAGGCAAAAATTTACTATAGAAGTCTTTTAAATAATGTTAGGTTTGTTAAAGACAAAGTAATGGAAATAAGACCTCAAGAAAATAAAATTGTGGGTAAGCTAGACAATTATGAATATGATGTCTTAGTATTAGGACTTGGTTTTAAACCTGATGACTTTGGTATTAAGGGAGTGAAAGAAAATACCTACAAACTCTCATCTTTAAATGCAGCCTTAAAGCTAAGCAAACATATTGAAAGAAAATTTAAAAATTATCATCTCACAAAAGACAAGAATGAGCTTTCTTTTATTGTATGTGGTGCTGGTTTTACAAGCATAGAATTTACTGCAGAACTTGCACATGAAATTAAAAAATATTGTCAAAACTATGGATTAAGTAAAGAAGATATTAGTATCACTTGTGTGGGCCGTTCTTCTAGAATCCTGCCTGTATTTGATGAAAAGCTTAGCCAGTTGGCAACTCAAAAGCTTGAAGATTTAGGGGTGAAATTTATCACTTCAGCAACTGTTGAAGAGTGTCATCAAGATGGTGTCATTATTACAAAAGATGGGCATCAAGAAAAAATTTATGGAAATACTGTTTTATGGGGTACAGGAGTAAAGGGAAATGATACAGTAGAATATTATTCTCCTATCCATAGCAATAAGGGAAGATTAAAGGTAGATTCTAAACTCAAGAGTATTGATTATGACAATATGTATGTAGTAGGAGATTGTGCAATTTATGCTCAAAAAGAGGTGGTGCATGTTCCAACTGCCCAGCTTGCAACCCAAATGGGAGAATATGTGGGTAATCTTTTAGCAGATAAGCTTGAGGGAAAAACTTCATTTCAAGACTTTAGATTTATTAATCGTGGATCTATTTGCTCAATCGGCCATACAGATGCAGTTGGTGTTGTATTTGGCAAAAGAGTTTCAGGAAAATTTGGTGCCTTTATGAAAAATTTGGTTGAAAATCGATGGTTATTTGGAATAGGTGGAGTTAAGATGGTTCTTAAGAAGGGTCAATTCCGCTGTCGTAGTAGTGATTAA
- a CDS encoding ElyC/SanA/YdcF family protein, producing MIKVIAKHKLGFVTIFIILFLFFYKEQLLQSYAKFFEKEILEEKLDVLFQDRTFFKEPDKIYPFVPRYQYDYGIILGGNPETRVSATIALYKNQIIRYALIIQPKDYFEKKTLNRLSQFENTSLTLQDYQIPFLVAKSYKNGVTSTLDEAIDIANFCQKHFVSSILIITDKYHTKRAYFTFKKVFETKNIATKIYIIGIPNKTYDTTNWWKSELGLRNYIVESSTHLVHFFSLHKKVKEY from the coding sequence ATGATAAAAGTTATAGCAAAACATAAACTAGGTTTTGTCACTATTTTTATTATCCTTTTCTTATTTTTTTATAAAGAGCAACTTCTGCAATCCTATGCCAAATTTTTTGAAAAGGAGATTCTAGAGGAAAAACTTGATGTTTTATTCCAAGATAGGACTTTTTTCAAAGAGCCTGATAAGATTTACCCCTTTGTGCCAAGATATCAATATGATTATGGCATTATCCTTGGAGGCAATCCTGAAACCAGAGTCAGTGCTACCATTGCGCTTTATAAAAATCAAATTATCCGCTATGCTCTTATAATCCAACCAAAAGATTATTTTGAGAAAAAAACACTAAATCGTTTAAGTCAATTTGAAAACACAAGCCTTACTCTTCAAGATTATCAAATACCTTTTTTAGTTGCAAAAAGCTACAAAAATGGTGTTACAAGCACTCTAGATGAAGCAATTGATATTGCCAACTTTTGTCAGAAACATTTTGTATCAAGCATTCTTATTATTACAGACAAATATCATACTAAAAGAGCTTATTTCACCTTCAAAAAGGTCTTTGAAACTAAAAACATTGCAACAAAAATCTATATTATTGGAATCCCAAATAAAACTTATGATACTACAAACTGGTGGAAAAGCGAACTTGGTCTAAGAAACTATATTGTAGAAAGTAGCACTCATCTAGTGCACTTTTTTAGCCTCCACAAAAAAGTCAAAGAATACTGA
- a CDS encoding O-antigen ligase family protein yields MSSLTKTYSLNILITFMACLLPMSISFRDMSIVIACISLLTLFAFFVFNNTSKIPLKSHQKLFIIALLSFFISALLSYIFGKGWELPSLSNPKMPSFLDLDLPSKYILMACLFTLFLKLDFKIHKRIFFYAIGLGGIITGCISLYQRYVLGMGRVDGFSGIAEMADGSTILCLLGTILFLFHTKRIKFFFLISVFLASLACALSATRGAMLGLIMGWCFILCMLFFYQRLHFKTLLIKMLIILLCYGVSFVFVSITDKNKDVFRIEVATQDLQQYSKGEIETSIGLRFEMWKEAWAMFKMAPFFGLSSAEILQNLPKILEKSSSKIVRDQSYQQARGKKHNQFLNAAAKRGIVGVIAILFVWFASLKLFSCYLRSNNQNIFVFSLCGLSILFYTIFPNSFTGEIWESNTTMVLFCVFFCIFSKLIQQETLQKER; encoded by the coding sequence ATGAGTTCTTTAACAAAAACTTATTCCTTAAATATTCTCATAACCTTTATGGCTTGTCTTTTACCTATGAGTATAAGCTTTAGAGATATGAGTATTGTTATTGCGTGCATCTCTTTATTAACTCTCTTTGCTTTTTTTGTTTTTAATAACACATCAAAGATTCCTTTAAAATCACATCAAAAATTATTTATCATTGCACTATTATCTTTTTTTATCAGCGCCCTACTCTCTTACATATTTGGAAAAGGTTGGGAACTTCCTAGTTTAAGCAATCCAAAGATGCCATCATTTTTAGATCTAGATTTACCCTCAAAATATATTTTAATGGCCTGTTTATTTACACTCTTTTTAAAGCTTGATTTCAAAATTCACAAGAGAATCTTTTTTTATGCCATTGGACTAGGTGGGATTATTACAGGTTGTATCTCTTTGTATCAACGCTACGTGCTTGGTATGGGGAGAGTAGATGGTTTCAGTGGAATTGCAGAAATGGCAGATGGATCAACAATTTTATGCCTTCTTGGAACCATCCTTTTTCTTTTTCATACCAAAAGAATAAAATTTTTCTTTCTTATTTCGGTATTCCTGGCTTCCCTTGCTTGTGCTTTGAGTGCAACAAGAGGTGCAATGCTTGGCCTAATAATGGGTTGGTGTTTTATTTTATGTATGTTATTTTTTTATCAAAGGCTACATTTTAAAACCCTATTAATAAAAATGTTAATAATTCTTTTATGTTATGGTGTTAGCTTTGTATTTGTATCCATAACAGATAAAAATAAGGATGTTTTTAGAATAGAAGTAGCAACTCAAGATTTACAACAATACTCTAAAGGAGAGATAGAAACAAGTATTGGATTAAGGTTTGAGATGTGGAAAGAGGCTTGGGCAATGTTTAAGATGGCACCTTTTTTTGGATTAAGCTCTGCAGAGATCTTACAGAATCTTCCAAAGATTTTAGAGAAAAGCTCAAGTAAAATTGTCAGGGATCAGAGCTATCAACAAGCACGAGGGAAAAAACATAATCAATTTCTCAATGCAGCAGCAAAAAGAGGTATAGTTGGGGTTATTGCTATTTTATTTGTATGGTTTGCTTCTCTTAAACTCTTTTCTTGTTATCTACGATCCAATAATCAAAATATTTTTGTTTTTAGTCTTTGTGGTCTTAGTATTCTTTTTTATACAATTTTTCCCAATTCTTTTACAGGAGAAATTTGGGAGAGCAATACCACAATGGTTTTGTTTTGTGTATTCTTTTGTATTTTTTCTAAACTAATCCAACAAGAAACCCTACAAAAAGAAAGATGA
- a CDS encoding glycosyltransferase family 9 protein, with the protein MKIGYYICGKVGDSVVAISSLYAIKKYFPECELYVFTNTTGKFFYQTFSWIDFIILVDQLPHIPDCHLDFFISTDSTKDTKIKLQKTIKCKILTFSKLHNLFDFQFKTTFSFTTSSIEKRLLKLPKLIPHQRHNDFNLSQTPKINPPLSYQKKIRLFLDQNNPNHLKTILVNPFGFSQNDNLPLQTYAKIIENLIQDTFVIIPTFADKRDLIQSHFPDNLLTHPNFCIFHNNEDLLNITELIRQIDLLFSIDTGLIHIANNLQIKTIGLFLHRKTARKWGSRCTKCIYINQLKIQKVAKICTQEIYNLL; encoded by the coding sequence ATGAAAATTGGCTACTATATTTGTGGAAAAGTAGGAGATAGTGTTGTAGCTATCTCCTCTCTTTATGCAATAAAAAAATATTTTCCAGAGTGTGAGCTTTATGTTTTTACAAATACAACTGGTAAGTTTTTTTATCAAACCTTTTCTTGGATTGATTTTATTATTCTTGTAGATCAATTGCCCCATATTCCTGATTGTCATCTTGATTTTTTTATCTCTACAGATTCCACAAAAGACACTAAAATTAAGCTTCAAAAAACAATCAAATGCAAAATCCTTACCTTTAGCAAACTTCATAATCTTTTTGATTTTCAATTCAAAACAACTTTTTCATTTACCACCTCAAGTATTGAAAAAAGACTTTTAAAACTACCTAAATTAATTCCTCATCAAAGACATAATGATTTTAATCTTTCCCAAACTCCAAAAATTAATCCTCCACTATCCTATCAAAAGAAAATTCGCCTTTTTTTAGATCAAAACAATCCAAATCATCTCAAAACCATTTTAGTCAATCCCTTTGGTTTTTCTCAAAATGATAATTTACCCCTACAAACTTATGCAAAGATCATAGAAAATCTTATACAAGATACTTTTGTCATTATCCCAACTTTTGCAGACAAAAGGGATTTAATTCAATCTCACTTTCCTGATAATCTTTTAACCCATCCAAACTTTTGTATTTTTCACAACAATGAAGATTTACTCAATATTACAGAATTAATTAGACAAATTGACTTGCTATTTTCCATTGATACAGGACTAATCCATATTGCCAACAACCTACAAATAAAAACCATCGGATTATTCCTCCATCGTAAAACTGCAAGAAAATGGGGAAGTAGATGCACTAAATGTATTTATATAAACCAATTAAAAATACAAAAAGTTGCTAAAATCTGCACTCAAGAAATCTATAATCTTTTATAG
- a CDS encoding DHH family phosphoesterase: MQVYHLSHIDLDGYGCQYIAREFFDKIEFFNANYGKEILARLNHIFHCIQHSQTSKLQEKFRTKTPQKFLILITDLNLSLQECKILQEKVELMRMEGKDIEICLLDHHISGEESAKSFHWYYLDTQRCATKITYETLKQKYPLKNPSNEKLLEKITEMINSIDIWKEDGYGFEFGKVALSLIANSNELNRFMFEDSHHNYKLKLLDSIKDFIELENGPVAFDNSIFMLKKIALGGDPQNQTMDNIVSNAQVNLLESKKDLCTITYQGKKGFLSYSMGGISVLANLFLKRNSEYDFYIDVNFKGNVSLRANGNCDVNLLSKECFNGGGHKNASGGRIDGFKESFLYSDIKEQVLRSLNKER; encoded by the coding sequence ATGCAAGTCTACCACCTTTCACATATTGATTTAGATGGATATGGATGTCAATATATCGCAAGAGAATTTTTCGATAAAATAGAATTTTTCAATGCAAACTATGGAAAAGAGATACTAGCTCGTCTTAATCATATTTTTCATTGCATACAACATTCACAAACTAGTAAGCTTCAAGAAAAATTTCGCACAAAAACACCACAAAAGTTTCTCATTTTAATTACAGATTTAAATCTTTCCTTGCAAGAATGCAAAATCTTACAAGAAAAAGTTGAGCTTATGAGAATGGAGGGTAAGGATATTGAAATTTGCCTTTTAGATCACCATATTAGTGGAGAAGAAAGTGCAAAATCTTTTCACTGGTATTATCTTGATACACAACGCTGTGCAACTAAGATCACCTATGAAACCCTAAAGCAAAAATACCCTCTTAAAAATCCATCTAATGAGAAGTTATTAGAAAAGATAACTGAAATGATAAATTCAATTGATATCTGGAAAGAGGATGGATATGGTTTTGAGTTTGGAAAAGTTGCTTTAAGTCTTATTGCAAATTCCAATGAGCTTAATCGTTTTATGTTTGAGGATTCTCATCATAATTACAAACTCAAACTTTTAGATTCCATAAAAGATTTTATTGAACTTGAGAATGGTCCTGTTGCCTTTGATAATTCTATTTTTATGTTAAAAAAAATTGCCCTAGGAGGAGATCCTCAAAATCAAACAATGGATAATATAGTTTCAAATGCACAAGTTAATCTTTTAGAATCTAAAAAAGATTTATGCACTATTACCTATCAGGGCAAAAAAGGTTTTTTAAGTTACTCAATGGGAGGTATTAGTGTGCTTGCAAATCTCTTCTTAAAGCGCAATAGTGAGTATGATTTTTATATTGATGTAAATTTTAAGGGCAATGTATCCTTGCGTGCAAATGGAAATTGTGATGTAAATTTGTTAAGCAAAGAATGCTTTAATGGTGGGGGTCATAAAAATGCCTCTGGAGGAAGAATTGATGGATTTAAGGAAAGCTTTTTATATAGTGATATAAAAGAGCAAGTATTAAGATCGCTAAATAAGGAAAGATGA
- the flhA gene encoding flagellar biosynthesis protein FlhA, with amino-acid sequence MSVLRTFTQSKDLAVVAFVIIILAIIIVPLPPIFLDFLLTVSIALSVLIILIGLYITKPTDFSAFPTLLLIVTLYRLALNVATTRMILTEGYKGADSVSDIIAAFGAFTVSGNYVIGSIIFIILVLVNLLVVTNGSTRVTEVRARFALDAMPGKQMAIDADLNAGLIDNEEAKARRSALTQEADFYGAMDGASKFVKGDAIASIIITIINIIGGFLIGVFQRGMSASDSAATFTILTIGDGLVGQIPALIIATATGIVATRTTQNEEENFASKLITQLTDKSKTLIIVGVILLLFATVPGLPTLSLGFVGILFLFISWLISREDKESLFSIFEKWLSKKTNIKLDTQAKTNPREVNTQQHLPPPVQQKSAEEIKKEEEKAIDEVLKIELLELDLGYQLISLADVKQNGDLLERVRGIRKKIASDYGFLMPQIRIRDNLQLQPNNYEIKLKGISIGEGSVMPDKFLAMNTGLVGKEIEGIPTKEPAFGMDALWIDPENKEEAIIQGYTIIDPSTVITTHMSELVKNYAEEFITKDEVKSILDRLSQDYPAIIEEARKVQAGVIRSVLQELLHEKIPIKDMLTILETITDVATPLQNDVALITEQVRSKLSRVITNIFKSEDGILKLVTLSLDTEQYLLGKLREQPSGKTLLLNTNEMQKLLDTITEESMQILQKGIAPVILIVDPALRRALASKLEQFKIDLVVLSHAELDMNTKYEILGNIEINFN; translated from the coding sequence ATGTCAGTACTCAGGACTTTTACACAATCAAAAGATCTTGCAGTAGTTGCTTTTGTTATCATCATACTTGCAATCATCATTGTCCCCCTGCCACCTATTTTTCTAGATTTTCTTCTAACTGTTTCCATAGCACTTTCTGTCTTGATTATCCTCATAGGTTTATACATTACCAAACCTACGGACTTTTCAGCATTCCCTACACTTTTGCTTATTGTTACGCTCTATCGCCTAGCACTTAATGTTGCAACTACTAGAATGATACTCACTGAGGGATATAAGGGTGCAGATTCTGTCAGTGATATTATTGCTGCATTTGGTGCTTTTACAGTAAGTGGGAATTATGTGATTGGTAGTATTATTTTTATTATTTTAGTTTTAGTAAATCTATTAGTTGTCACAAATGGTTCTACGAGGGTAACAGAAGTAAGAGCAAGATTTGCCCTAGATGCAATGCCTGGAAAACAAATGGCAATTGATGCAGATTTAAATGCTGGGTTGATTGATAATGAAGAAGCCAAGGCTAGAAGATCTGCTCTCACGCAAGAAGCAGATTTTTATGGTGCAATGGATGGTGCTAGTAAGTTTGTTAAAGGTGATGCCATTGCTTCTATCATTATCACAATTATTAATATCATTGGGGGATTTTTAATTGGTGTTTTTCAAAGAGGAATGAGTGCTAGTGATAGTGCTGCTACCTTTACTATATTAACAATTGGCGATGGATTAGTAGGACAGATTCCTGCACTTATTATTGCCACTGCTACAGGTATTGTTGCTACACGAACCACACAAAATGAAGAGGAAAATTTTGCAAGCAAACTTATCACACAACTCACCGATAAAAGCAAAACACTTATTATTGTAGGAGTGATTCTTTTATTATTTGCTACGGTTCCTGGACTACCCACTCTATCCTTAGGTTTTGTTGGTATTTTATTCTTATTTATTTCTTGGCTTATTTCTAGAGAAGACAAAGAGAGTCTTTTTAGTATTTTTGAAAAATGGCTTAGCAAAAAGACTAATATTAAACTTGATACACAGGCTAAAACAAACCCTAGAGAAGTCAATACACAACAACACCTCCCTCCACCAGTACAACAAAAAAGTGCCGAAGAGATTAAAAAAGAAGAAGAAAAAGCAATTGATGAGGTTTTAAAAATTGAGTTATTAGAATTAGACCTAGGTTATCAGCTTATCAGTCTTGCAGATGTCAAACAAAATGGCGATTTGCTTGAGCGAGTAAGAGGTATTCGTAAAAAAATTGCAAGTGATTATGGATTTCTGATGCCACAAATTAGAATCAGGGATAATCTGCAATTACAACCCAATAATTATGAAATCAAGCTTAAGGGCATTAGTATTGGTGAGGGCAGTGTAATGCCTGATAAATTCTTAGCAATGAACACAGGGCTTGTTGGCAAAGAAATTGAAGGAATTCCTACCAAAGAACCTGCTTTTGGAATGGATGCACTTTGGATTGATCCAGAAAACAAAGAAGAAGCAATCATTCAAGGCTATACTATTATTGATCCCTCAACTGTCATCACAACCCATATGAGCGAACTTGTAAAGAATTATGCAGAAGAATTTATCACAAAAGATGAGGTTAAATCAATTTTAGATCGTCTTTCACAAGACTATCCAGCTATTATTGAAGAAGCTAGAAAAGTCCAAGCAGGAGTCATTCGATCTGTACTACAAGAGCTTTTACACGAAAAAATTCCTATCAAAGATATGCTTACAATTTTAGAGACTATTACAGATGTTGCTACGCCTCTACAAAATGATGTAGCACTCATAACAGAACAGGTAAGATCTAAACTTTCTCGTGTGATTACCAATATCTTTAAATCAGAAGATGGAATTTTAAAGTTAGTAACCCTCTCTCTTGATACAGAGCAGTATCTTTTAGGCAAACTAAGGGAACAACCATCTGGAAAAACACTTCTACTTAACACCAATGAAATGCAAAAATTACTTGATACAATCACCGAAGAAAGTATGCAAATACTACAAAAAGGAATTGCACCTGTAATTTTGATCGTAGATCCTGCCTTAAGGCGAGCTCTAGCCTCAAAGCTTGAGCAATTTAAAATTGACCTTGTAGTGCTTAGCCACGCAGAATTAGATATGAATACCAAATATGAGATTTTAGGTAATATTGAAATTAATTTTAACTAA
- the rpsO gene encoding 30S ribosomal protein S15 — MALDTAKKQEIIQKFARDSKDTGSSEVQIALLTQRISNLTEHLKVNKKDYSSRLGLLKLVGKRKHLLKYLKNSQYERYSKIIKELGIKDR; from the coding sequence ATGGCTTTAGATACGGCGAAGAAACAAGAAATTATCCAAAAATTTGCTAGAGATAGCAAGGATACAGGTTCATCAGAAGTGCAAATTGCTCTTTTAACTCAAAGAATCTCTAATTTAACAGAGCATCTTAAGGTAAATAAGAAAGATTACTCAAGTAGATTAGGATTATTAAAGCTTGTAGGTAAGAGAAAGCATCTACTTAAATACCTTAAAAATTCTCAATATGAGAGATATAGCAAGATTATTAAAGAGTTGGGTATTAAGGATAGATAA
- a CDS encoding glycosyl transferase family 90, translating to MLDNLSHNIQGVYFLLFPKRNLEKKISFLLDKYDSQLDYVSKRVNYYCSFDPNSSFSSKQQTKYEILNNGSRYCYDFYEYMRFFNPNLLFHLESGDVNYEVKTPSFCKSRPIAKNPTSNNILLKLDKKRHFNFLTQELRESIPYSQKFNQVFFRGGCYQKNRQDFMHKFFNHPLVNAGHTGSLRNEEFRTWNKGRASIKEHLKYKFIMSLEGNDTATNLKWIMSSNSLVLMPKPKFETWFMEGMLIENHHYLEIRDDFSDLEERVDFILKNPSLAQEIIYQANQYIKQFLKKDLEDLISFLVMRKFFYLTNQIEVSKKEEEIFNSSS from the coding sequence ATGTTAGACAATTTATCACACAACATACAAGGAGTTTATTTTCTACTTTTTCCCAAGAGAAACTTGGAGAAAAAAATCTCCTTTTTGCTAGATAAATATGATAGTCAGCTAGATTATGTTTCAAAGCGTGTGAATTATTATTGTAGCTTTGATCCCAATTCTTCTTTTTCATCTAAACAACAAACCAAATATGAAATTCTCAATAATGGCTCAAGATATTGTTATGATTTTTATGAATATATGCGTTTTTTTAATCCCAATCTTTTATTCCACTTAGAATCTGGTGATGTTAATTATGAGGTAAAAACACCAAGCTTTTGTAAATCTAGACCCATTGCAAAAAATCCTACAAGTAATAATATTTTATTAAAGCTTGATAAAAAAAGGCATTTTAATTTTCTCACACAAGAACTAAGAGAATCTATTCCCTATTCACAAAAATTTAATCAAGTTTTTTTTCGGGGTGGATGCTATCAAAAAAACCGTCAAGACTTTATGCATAAATTTTTTAACCATCCTCTTGTAAATGCTGGTCATACAGGATCATTGAGAAATGAGGAATTTAGAACTTGGAATAAAGGAAGGGCAAGCATCAAAGAACATTTGAAATATAAATTTATAATGTCTCTTGAAGGTAATGATACTGCCACAAATCTTAAATGGATAATGAGCTCTAATTCTTTAGTTTTAATGCCAAAACCAAAGTTTGAGACTTGGTTTATGGAAGGAATGCTTATTGAAAACCATCATTACTTGGAAATTAGGGATGATTTTAGTGATTTAGAAGAGAGGGTAGATTTTATCTTAAAAAATCCATCTTTAGCGCAAGAGATTATCTATCAAGCAAATCAATACATCAAACAATTTCTTAAAAAAGACCTAGAGGATCTAATTAGTTTCTTAGTGATGAGGAAGTTCTTTTATCTGACAAATCAGATAGAGGTTAGCAAAAAAGAAGAGGAAATTTTTAATTCCTCTTCCTAG
- a CDS encoding glycosyltransferase produces the protein MPFFSIIIPIYNVEKYLSRCLDSVLNQSFKNIEIILINDGSTDTSGEIAREYAKSDHRIKLINQENKGLSRARNVGIKSADGNYLVFVDSDDYIEKDMCEKLYEVLKHQDIEVLKICNFTSPPTLKKNSNKTQLTTKTKSLSTCPIFIEGKKLLKKNPSILNDGCVWLYIIQKSFLLKNQILFIPKIFYEDMPFIAQILLQAKKVCITSLCLYTYQLSEESIMRGKTTEQKILKSLQSYLVIMDFFEELLHKEKDRGILKILKGQIPIYIYLFKNKMEEIPYEKIPKNLIDHFNFYEKNLSYLGIKDRLRIKMPRTFRLLSKIKHIIR, from the coding sequence ATGCCATTTTTTTCAATCATAATTCCAATTTATAATGTTGAAAAGTATCTTTCTAGATGCCTAGATTCTGTACTCAATCAGAGTTTTAAAAATATAGAAATTATTTTAATTAATGATGGAAGTACAGATACTAGTGGTGAAATTGCAAGAGAATATGCTAAAAGTGATCATCGCATTAAACTTATTAATCAGGAAAATAAGGGATTGAGCCGTGCAAGAAATGTTGGCATAAAGAGTGCAGATGGAAACTATCTTGTTTTTGTGGATTCTGATGATTATATAGAAAAGGATATGTGTGAAAAACTCTATGAAGTCTTAAAACATCAAGATATTGAAGTCTTAAAGATCTGCAATTTCACATCTCCACCCACACTAAAAAAGAATTCAAATAAAACTCAATTGACTACAAAAACCAAAAGCTTATCTACTTGTCCAATTTTTATTGAAGGCAAAAAACTTTTAAAGAAGAATCCTAGTATCTTAAATGATGGCTGTGTGTGGCTTTATATTATTCAAAAATCCTTTTTACTAAAAAATCAAATCTTATTCATACCAAAAATATTTTATGAAGATATGCCCTTTATTGCACAAATTTTACTACAAGCTAAAAAGGTTTGCATTACTTCTCTTTGCCTTTATACTTACCAATTAAGTGAGGAATCTATTATGAGAGGCAAGACAACAGAACAAAAAATATTAAAATCACTGCAAAGCTACCTTGTTATTATGGATTTTTTTGAAGAACTCTTACATAAAGAAAAAGATAGGGGTATTTTAAAAATTTTAAAAGGACAGATACCCATATATATCTATTTATTTAAAAACAAAATGGAAGAAATACCCTATGAAAAAATTCCAAAAAATCTTATCGATCATTTTAATTTTTATGAAAAAAACCTATCCTATCTTGGCATAAAAGATAGACTAAGGATAAAAATGCCAAGAACTTTTAGACTTCTTTCTAAAATTAAACATATAATTAGATAA